A stretch of the Aminipila terrae genome encodes the following:
- a CDS encoding glycoside hydrolase family 18 protein, translating into MDSGKLTHINYAFANISSDLKITLGYPDIDQNNIKLLNSLKQTNPNLKTLISVGGWSWSGKFSDAALTDASRTAFADSCVAFITQYGFDGVDLDWEYPVSGGLTTNSNRPEDKQNFTLLLQKIREKLDTRGTLDNKHYLLTIAGGAGSNYVNNVELYKLAQYLDYANIMTYDLHGTWDTYTDLHAPLYVSSDSSPQYKSSVDSCVNEWLNASFPADKLVLGIPFYGYIYSSVNNQNSGLYQTYSGANSISYKSIVNNYLNKPGYIKYFHSQSLVPWLFNGSTFISYEDPQSITYKTTYINTKKLGGAMIWELSQDPNGVLLNTLYNGIK; encoded by the coding sequence ATTGATTCGGGTAAGCTTACACACATTAATTATGCCTTTGCAAATATCAGTTCTGACTTAAAAATCACCTTGGGATATCCAGATATTGACCAAAACAATATCAAGCTTTTGAATTCTTTAAAACAGACAAACCCTAACTTGAAAACATTAATTTCCGTTGGAGGATGGAGCTGGTCCGGAAAATTCTCTGATGCTGCCCTGACTGATGCTTCCAGAACTGCATTTGCAGACAGCTGTGTAGCCTTTATCACTCAATATGGTTTTGATGGTGTAGATCTAGACTGGGAATATCCTGTCAGTGGTGGCCTCACTACTAATTCAAATCGTCCTGAGGACAAACAAAACTTTACACTGCTACTTCAGAAAATCAGAGAAAAACTAGATACACGGGGTACTCTGGATAATAAGCATTATCTACTTACCATTGCTGGTGGTGCTGGCAGCAATTATGTGAATAACGTAGAGCTCTACAAGTTAGCTCAGTATTTAGATTACGCCAATATTATGACCTATGATTTACATGGAACCTGGGATACCTATACAGACCTTCACGCTCCCCTCTATGTGAGTAGTGATTCTTCCCCACAGTATAAGTCAAGCGTGGATTCTTGCGTAAATGAATGGTTAAACGCTTCTTTTCCAGCAGACAAGCTGGTACTTGGCATCCCATTTTACGGATATATCTATTCTTCCGTGAATAATCAGAATAGCGGACTGTATCAGACCTACAGCGGCGCAAATTCTATCAGTTATAAGTCAATTGTAAATAATTACCTGAACAAGCCAGGATATATCAAATACTTTCATTCTCAGTCACTGGTTCCATGGCTATTTAACGGTTCCACTTTCATCAGCTATGAAGACCCTCAATCCATTACATATAAAACAACTTATATTAACACAAAAAAATTGGGTGGCGCCATGATTTGGGAACTTAGCCAGGACCCAAATGGAGTACTTCTTAATACACTATATAATGGAATAAAATAA
- a CDS encoding SIMPL domain-containing protein has product MAHSRSVNPDPGYTMTLTGQGLITAPPDLAVIRLGVQTTGTNVSQIQSENAQIIQNIVQALSQFESAEMKTIEYSIDRLYEYQNGNPIDKGYQVKHILEIKTGNIDEAGKIIDTAVEMGANIVDSIFFVLADSELFYQQALNLAVDNAIQKSRSVSANIHIKLNPVPIRIIENSISPAAIPLLPRQIVSTPVISGELTIQAFITADFVYSE; this is encoded by the coding sequence ATGGCACATTCACGCTCTGTAAATCCTGACCCAGGTTACACCATGACTTTAACCGGTCAAGGTCTGATTACAGCACCCCCTGATTTGGCTGTTATTCGTTTAGGAGTTCAGACAACAGGAACCAATGTATCCCAGATACAGTCAGAAAATGCGCAGATTATCCAGAATATTGTTCAGGCACTCAGCCAGTTTGAATCTGCAGAAATGAAAACCATAGAATATTCAATTGATAGACTATATGAATACCAGAATGGTAACCCTATCGATAAAGGTTATCAGGTAAAGCATATACTGGAAATCAAAACCGGTAATATTGATGAAGCAGGAAAAATTATTGATACGGCAGTAGAAATGGGGGCTAATATAGTTGACTCTATATTCTTTGTATTGGCCGACTCTGAACTATTTTACCAGCAGGCATTAAACCTGGCAGTGGATAACGCTATCCAAAAATCCAGGTCAGTTTCTGCAAATATACATATAAAGCTAAACCCTGTACCTATACGTATTATAGAGAACAGCATTTCTCCGGCTGCGATTCCTTTACTTCCCCGTCAAATAGTTTCTACTCCGGTTATCTCCGGTGAATTAACTATTCAGGCATTTATTACAGCGGATTTTGTCTATTCAGAATAA
- a CDS encoding methyl-accepting chemotaxis protein, translated as MSFFKKSELDHNDNALKNSNKELADKYLELISGFSFSVDELDVEMKEILIRIQGLTAESKRQASSMISMNDVIDVIYTTVQESRKKASQASEISNSTYENVVSKRKKFEEITKSLSENGESLNSAKKSFMELEGKTKKAKALVERIEHISAQTNLLALNASVEAARAGVHGRGFSVIAEEVRNLANETSEVNKVISGIIAEIIKSVDKSKNDVHQVVQNIGFQSAEIENTIEDFALIEHVSRDSSEMSKWIADNSKDLEASIYSAKEVIEKVTDSVDCSSDKIEELSQAIKEEAISTNSIKKRIEQLEQLNFQLMNKEISRNDSTIVIATSPYEPYFIYDEDSKEIAGMDYDIINKAFEGAPFKVEFKMVPWDTSIKMVKNGLSHILPAISYDRSREKYLKFSDSYRLQSPYGFYTCQSQMIHVNGLSDLEGKRIGVISGYTYFPELYQLNVQLEEGNKEEILFKKLQKGILDIVILEMEPGDYQIKKLNMEQLIRKEPYTFVLKNPEKTYLGFGTVKNLDVACRVFNDKIREMQKNGMLQKIIDHYK; from the coding sequence ATGAGTTTTTTTAAGAAATCAGAACTGGATCATAATGATAATGCTCTAAAAAATAGCAATAAAGAGTTGGCCGATAAATATTTAGAACTAATAAGTGGATTTTCTTTTTCTGTAGACGAACTAGATGTTGAAATGAAAGAAATATTAATCAGGATCCAGGGGCTTACCGCAGAATCTAAAAGACAGGCTTCCAGTATGATTTCAATGAATGATGTTATTGATGTAATTTATACGACTGTGCAGGAAAGTAGAAAAAAAGCCTCGCAGGCCTCTGAAATTTCCAATAGCACCTATGAGAATGTAGTCAGTAAGAGAAAGAAATTTGAAGAAATTACGAAAAGTCTTAGTGAGAACGGAGAAAGTTTAAATTCTGCTAAAAAGTCCTTTATGGAATTAGAAGGTAAAACTAAAAAAGCCAAGGCTCTTGTAGAACGGATTGAGCATATTTCCGCACAGACTAATTTACTTGCTTTAAATGCGTCCGTTGAAGCTGCTCGGGCAGGAGTGCACGGACGTGGGTTTTCAGTTATTGCAGAGGAAGTAAGAAACCTGGCCAATGAAACAAGTGAAGTAAATAAAGTTATTAGTGGGATTATTGCAGAAATTATAAAATCTGTAGATAAATCCAAAAATGATGTGCATCAGGTGGTGCAGAATATTGGATTCCAAAGTGCCGAAATTGAAAATACCATTGAGGATTTTGCATTGATTGAGCATGTATCAAGGGACTCCAGTGAAATGAGCAAATGGATTGCTGATAATTCCAAAGACTTGGAAGCCTCCATCTATTCAGCAAAGGAAGTAATTGAAAAGGTGACGGATTCAGTTGATTGCTCATCTGATAAAATAGAAGAACTATCCCAGGCCATAAAAGAGGAAGCCATTTCCACCAATAGCATAAAAAAACGGATAGAGCAACTGGAGCAGCTTAACTTTCAGCTTATGAACAAAGAAATTTCCAGAAATGATTCAACGATTGTCATTGCCACGTCCCCCTATGAGCCTTATTTTATTTATGATGAAGATTCAAAAGAAATTGCAGGCATGGATTACGATATAATAAACAAAGCTTTTGAAGGAGCACCTTTTAAGGTTGAATTTAAGATGGTTCCGTGGGATACATCCATTAAAATGGTAAAGAATGGGTTGTCTCATATTCTCCCGGCAATCTCCTATGATAGGAGCAGGGAAAAATATTTAAAGTTCAGTGACAGTTACCGATTGCAAAGTCCATATGGTTTTTATACCTGTCAGAGCCAGATGATTCATGTAAATGGGCTTTCGGATTTGGAGGGCAAAAGAATTGGGGTTATATCCGGATATACATATTTTCCAGAACTTTATCAGTTAAATGTCCAGCTTGAGGAAGGAAATAAAGAGGAGATTTTATTTAAAAAGTTACAGAAGGGTATTCTGGATATTGTTATTCTGGAAATGGAACCTGGTGATTATCAGATTAAAAAGCTAAATATGGAACAATTAATTCGTAAAGAGCCGTATACCTTTGTTTTAAAAAATCCGGAAAAGACCTATTTAGGGTTTGGTACAGTTAAAAATCTCGATGTGGCCTGCAGGGTATTTAATGACAAAATAAGAGAAATGCAGAAGAACGGAATGCTGCAAAAAATTATAGACCATTATAAATAA
- a CDS encoding peptidase G2 autoproteolytic cleavage domain-containing protein has translation MLPKSANEDCFDKKAVQTAETLEVEDDCNTSVCGRCSSADGCNTSSSGECSHAEGCGSKALGDCSHAEGSNTRALENNSHAEGCSTRAIGNCSHAEGSNTIAYSDSSHTEGLNTKTRGNYAHGEGNGNEANGESSHAQGVGTKAEGYASSSEGGYTTVRGSYAHAEGYSTTVNGYYSHAEGVYTTATGNYSHAEGYSCLTEGYGSHAEGYYTSARAPFSHSEGYYTDTKLNTGSHIMGIYGEADTPYSWFLGGGTSNLKALAAKILYTGDGYIRNAWHAGGSGYAEVYPGLGGQTIEPGYFVTLEGEFIRKAKDSDKFVLGVTSVNPAFVASSSELNLGSNFLTNAWNQTLYEDNLVPEKTDTEGNVTEPAHVIKQPMQKLQSSVIAQAAASCQDSISSLVTLLGQVLVLDDGTCEPNGYCWPNKDGIATTSSFGYRVMKRISDNQVLIFFRG, from the coding sequence ATGTTGCCTAAATCAGCCAATGAAGATTGTTTTGATAAAAAAGCAGTACAGACTGCAGAGACCCTGGAGGTGGAAGATGATTGCAATACGTCAGTCTGCGGAAGATGCTCCAGTGCGGATGGCTGTAATACCAGTTCAAGTGGCGAATGCTCCCACGCTGAAGGGTGTGGTTCCAAGGCTTTAGGTGACTGCTCTCATGCGGAAGGATCAAATACCCGTGCTCTTGAAAACAACTCCCACGCTGAAGGATGCAGTACAAGAGCCATTGGTAACTGTTCTCATGCAGAAGGCAGTAATACCATAGCTTACTCAGATTCCTCTCATACGGAAGGTCTTAATACAAAAACCCGGGGCAATTATGCTCATGGTGAAGGAAACGGAAATGAAGCCAATGGTGAAAGTTCACACGCACAGGGTGTAGGTACTAAAGCCGAAGGTTATGCCTCTTCCAGCGAAGGTGGATATACCACCGTAAGAGGAAGTTATGCCCACGCAGAGGGATATAGTACCACAGTTAACGGCTACTATTCTCATGCAGAGGGGGTTTATACTACTGCTACGGGAAATTATTCCCATGCGGAAGGCTATTCATGTCTGACGGAAGGATACGGATCCCACGCTGAGGGATATTATACTTCTGCAAGGGCACCGTTTTCCCATTCCGAAGGTTACTACACGGATACCAAATTAAATACCGGCTCACATATCATGGGCATTTACGGAGAAGCGGATACTCCATATTCCTGGTTCTTAGGGGGTGGAACTTCCAACTTGAAAGCACTAGCAGCAAAAATCCTGTATACAGGGGATGGCTATATAAGGAATGCCTGGCATGCGGGAGGCTCAGGATACGCTGAAGTATATCCTGGTCTTGGAGGCCAGACCATCGAGCCAGGATATTTCGTCACACTGGAAGGGGAATTTATCAGAAAGGCAAAAGACTCGGATAAATTCGTCTTGGGCGTTACCAGCGTTAACCCTGCCTTTGTGGCAAGCAGCAGTGAGTTAAACCTGGGTAGTAATTTTTTGACAAATGCCTGGAACCAGACCTTATATGAAGACAATTTGGTTCCTGAAAAGACAGACACAGAAGGTAATGTCACCGAACCTGCCCATGTAATCAAACAGCCTATGCAAAAGTTGCAGTCTTCTGTGATTGCTCAAGCTGCAGCTTCCTGTCAGGACAGCATCAGCAGCTTAGTTACACTCTTAGGTCAGGTTCTTGTTTTAGATGATGGAACATGTGAACCTAATGGCTACTGCTGGCCAAACAAGGATGGCATTGCAACAACATCTTCTTTTGGTTACAGAGTAATGAAAAGAATAAGTGATAATCAGGTTTTAATTTTCTTCAGAGGTTAA
- a CDS encoding RNA polymerase sigma factor, with the protein MEIIEVDKLVNLNGRDIYNFCRQLTQNQEEADELYQDTFLKAVEVCGRIHKEDNPKSYLMSIAIKLWKNRKRKFAWRSRIAMIESRDDHMDYDERPSDDIHSPEHELLKKEEQEMVRRAVSRLREEYRVPMYLYYAAGMSVKEIGRILHRPEGTVKSRLHKARKEVKRYLEVNGYER; encoded by the coding sequence TTGGAAATTATAGAAGTAGATAAACTGGTTAACTTAAATGGCAGGGATATATATAATTTTTGCAGACAGCTGACCCAGAATCAGGAGGAAGCAGATGAGCTTTATCAGGACACATTTTTAAAAGCAGTAGAAGTATGCGGAAGAATCCATAAAGAAGATAACCCAAAGAGTTATCTGATGTCTATTGCAATAAAGTTGTGGAAAAACAGGAAACGGAAATTTGCCTGGAGAAGTAGAATTGCAATGATAGAAAGTCGTGATGACCATATGGATTACGATGAAAGGCCTTCTGATGATATACACAGCCCTGAGCATGAGCTGCTGAAAAAGGAAGAGCAGGAAATGGTACGAAGAGCGGTTAGCAGGCTGAGAGAAGAATATCGAGTGCCAATGTATCTGTATTATGCCGCCGGTATGTCAGTAAAAGAAATCGGACGAATATTGCACAGGCCCGAAGGGACTGTTAAAAGTCGGCTGCATAAGGCCAGAAAAGAGGTTAAAAGATATCTGGAGGTTAATGGATATGAAAGATAA
- a CDS encoding helix-turn-helix transcriptional regulator — MHAWEEIQKTIDYIEEHLSEEIRIEDLAKLASLSQFYFQRLFSRLVKRPVNEYIKLRRLAEASAALKDSDKRILDIALDCGFSYHETLTRAFKEAFGMTPEEYRVNPVRLNHFIKPQLLFNYTLVDEEVPLISDGIVLEITRKKMSRCQYFIGLDVEEPIKQMPGGGETGIDTLGTLWDNFHKEKSTIEG, encoded by the coding sequence ATGCACGCATGGGAAGAAATACAGAAAACCATAGATTATATTGAAGAACATCTTTCGGAGGAAATCAGAATTGAAGATCTTGCAAAACTTGCTTCACTGTCTCAGTTTTATTTTCAGAGACTCTTCAGTCGGCTGGTAAAGCGGCCAGTTAATGAATATATAAAACTAAGGCGTCTGGCAGAAGCCTCAGCTGCTTTAAAAGATAGCGATAAACGCATTCTGGACATTGCTCTGGACTGTGGGTTCTCTTATCATGAGACACTTACCAGGGCTTTTAAAGAAGCTTTTGGAATGACTCCTGAGGAGTACCGGGTTAATCCGGTTCGTCTCAATCACTTTATAAAGCCACAGTTATTATTTAATTACACCCTGGTGGATGAAGAGGTGCCTTTGATTTCAGATGGAATTGTTCTTGAAATTACACGGAAGAAGATGTCACGGTGCCAGTATTTCATTGGTCTTGACGTTGAAGAACCAATAAAACAGATGCCAGGCGGTGGGGAAACAGGCATTGATACGTTGGGAACCCTATGGGATAATTTCCATAAAGAAAAATCAACCATTGAGGGTTAG
- a CDS encoding AraC family transcriptional regulator has translation MVETENIMAVQRMQEYIDRNILRKMTLKELAVAAGYSPWHAARLFKEITGKTPFDYIRAIRLTKAALILRDSNEKIIDVAMDFVFDSHEGFTRAFSKEFGMAPSKYSHRTPPIKLFMPQKVFDTYQALHKGGKDMSEKNNAKTIFVQVIERPERKVLLKRG, from the coding sequence ATGGTTGAGACTGAAAATATTATGGCGGTACAGCGTATGCAGGAGTATATTGACAGAAATATCTTAAGGAAAATGACCTTAAAAGAGTTAGCGGTTGCAGCAGGATATTCACCCTGGCATGCAGCAAGATTATTTAAAGAGATCACAGGGAAAACACCCTTTGACTACATTCGGGCCATAAGACTTACCAAAGCGGCATTAATACTCCGTGACAGTAATGAAAAAATTATTGATGTAGCAATGGATTTTGTCTTTGATTCCCACGAGGGATTTACCAGAGCTTTTTCAAAAGAGTTTGGAATGGCTCCAAGTAAATACAGTCACAGAACCCCGCCAATAAAATTATTTATGCCTCAGAAAGTTTTTGATACCTACCAGGCACTTCATAAAGGAGGGAAAGACATGAGTGAAAAGAATAATGCTAAAACTATTTTTGTGCAGGTAATTGAGCGACCAGAACGAAAAGTTCTGCTTAAAAGGGGATAA
- a CDS encoding DUF3783 domain-containing protein: MRKIKSRAIGFMVMMAMVPGLIATPAFSYAADDNGKLWDILNNCFVALEKEGSFTEADKEVSVSATLDQSIKEVYMTVFAYPGNVAFDPDSTANKRLFGGYMKNGQTVRCEFNSSLLPLKKGWKVIATLNVPVGDDNYRQVLSKSVAVVDESGESTPEYTWPDASILDKELKEGDSSAHLKLTGDERLFKNKNIEIHYCVYQYPKEDKFDFENNKMIPLYSSKADEAFDSKEIKFLQPLKPGYRVRAVAYWTQDYDSFIPKSNDYEFGQPDDSVLIQSKVAIPAVSIATSDVKVGADVIRADIGGTVPEGSILIFQSYPKNETYKFGAGGNGLFVANKSNITAGTGQVISVTNKDNLKEGRKLIAVIIKSGEVIAQSAPVDIVSSDNMKPFVLKIAGDVYEGDKEVTLKVDYDDAIADARLLIHEDKGESSSPDLDEQIANVALSKNSTGQITVLLNKPLESGKKLAASIYYCKPGTNVVYLYHTTNQIIIKQKKTEPHISIINTQFTKDDVSADIQVDGCDEFMGGQIIICQYSSSKGNFDPDSSNTKRLYQGNITTQGTFTYEFKQNLPLTSGNKIIAYLYKYDSVTDSIRVKYSEPVSVISDGGEIIPAKVQMATSNVKVGDTGIWVISNFDSKKKNGRLIIYSYKESQFVPSSANNIILYNGITEPSESSKKINFINDKLPLKEGWKLKAALILTDKESTTPSDFEYSESVQVQSPPVLVVPTVTINEKEITEGDNKMRISITYDKNIKNPVYTVYQYEGNTLDKEASSTKVLNSGTASKWSKFPVNFSTSYTPLKPGNKIIVVLTVTTDENKEMEYNSNVLTIGPRPNWATPTAAFDVNSIKVGAVSVPMTVTYDEGYYSLDEFYCNVTLYQYPAYITDFDHEEKYAEPVGAINGSTNKPVSGKNIQIPINKPLKAGYRLIAKLRLPHAEWEGEEADYLSAPVSIIDENEKQEKPLVLLYQLGEDTSRGSRIRAILKNLDIEVKNIEKTQINETIGYLAGMEGFGKSEDAYNGDDYTTEFIIMNALSESKLDAFLHAMMSQNLRIEHKAAVTDTNKNWTFRQLVGDIGEENEVFVALLELGKLAKEGEKLDIKLYDTKNAVIFREALENAHSVLRTHEPDIKDIKKAIADLKKSMLDLTGQKELTGRVVLTCTKVQEKYAVKASVVGAPKDATFAYLWSNGGTGDTLEGMDAEALAGVSVTVTGTDSYWGSLSKAQLKTAKSVKNVKVTPENNKIKVSWFDSQDEENTPDTLYVAADIYDGKSFLKTVRLEGGEKSLEIDGLKNEKQYDIKLYSVNIIGRSDMIIVKGKPGESSSQSSGPSHRSKKSNQKAKSDVSGNQGKQEQVTKEKKTRDEKQSTVKDNTFKDLDNHWAKDTITLVTEKGLFNGTSNQTFSPDTQVTRAMFVTALGRLAEADVENYQNPNFLDVERDSYYEAYVNWAKDIGIITGFAGKFNPNEKISRQDMAVILSRYMERTNKTLQYKQDSKKFTDENLIADYAQDAVIKLQEAGIINGKNEKNFAPKDTATRAEAAKIIAELIKKTEK, from the coding sequence TGTAGATGAATCAGGAGAGTCTACACCTGAATATACGTGGCCGGATGCTTCTATCTTAGATAAAGAACTAAAAGAAGGGGATTCCTCTGCACATTTAAAGCTCACTGGAGATGAACGTTTATTTAAAAATAAAAATATAGAGATTCATTATTGTGTATATCAGTATCCCAAAGAGGACAAATTTGATTTTGAAAACAATAAAATGATTCCACTATATAGTTCAAAAGCGGATGAAGCGTTTGACAGTAAAGAGATTAAATTCTTACAGCCACTAAAACCGGGATACCGTGTAAGGGCTGTTGCATATTGGACACAGGACTATGATAGTTTTATACCAAAATCCAATGATTATGAATTTGGACAGCCAGACGATTCTGTTCTCATTCAATCAAAAGTCGCTATACCAGCTGTTTCCATTGCAACTTCGGATGTTAAAGTAGGTGCAGATGTAATCAGGGCGGACATTGGAGGAACAGTTCCTGAGGGGAGTATATTGATTTTTCAAAGCTATCCCAAAAATGAAACCTATAAATTTGGAGCTGGAGGAAATGGTTTATTTGTAGCTAACAAAAGTAACATAACAGCTGGAACAGGCCAGGTAATTTCTGTTACAAATAAAGACAACTTGAAAGAGGGGAGAAAACTCATTGCAGTAATTATAAAATCGGGAGAAGTTATTGCCCAGTCTGCGCCTGTGGATATTGTTTCTTCTGATAATATGAAACCCTTTGTTCTTAAAATTGCAGGGGATGTATACGAAGGGGATAAAGAAGTTACTCTGAAAGTGGATTATGATGACGCTATTGCAGATGCTCGATTGCTGATTCATGAAGATAAGGGAGAAAGCAGCTCCCCTGATTTGGATGAACAGATAGCTAATGTGGCGCTCTCTAAAAATTCTACTGGGCAGATAACCGTACTTCTCAACAAACCTTTGGAGTCTGGCAAAAAACTGGCGGCTTCAATTTATTACTGCAAACCGGGGACCAATGTTGTTTATCTTTATCACACTACTAATCAGATTATAATTAAACAAAAGAAAACAGAACCCCATATTTCTATAATAAATACCCAATTTACAAAGGATGATGTATCTGCGGACATACAAGTGGATGGCTGTGATGAATTTATGGGGGGACAGATTATCATCTGTCAATACTCTTCTTCTAAAGGCAACTTTGATCCAGACAGCAGTAATACAAAACGGCTGTATCAGGGAAATATAACTACTCAGGGAACATTTACATATGAATTTAAACAGAATCTGCCATTGACATCAGGAAATAAAATTATTGCGTATCTATATAAATATGATTCAGTCACAGATAGTATAAGAGTTAAATATTCAGAGCCAGTTTCTGTAATATCTGATGGTGGGGAGATTATTCCTGCAAAAGTCCAGATGGCTACTTCTAATGTCAAGGTCGGGGATACTGGTATTTGGGTTATCAGTAATTTTGATTCGAAGAAGAAAAATGGTCGTTTAATTATTTACTCCTATAAAGAAAGCCAGTTTGTTCCGTCATCTGCAAATAACATTATACTGTACAATGGTATAACAGAGCCATCTGAAAGTAGTAAGAAAATCAATTTTATTAATGATAAGCTCCCTTTAAAAGAAGGGTGGAAACTAAAAGCAGCTCTTATCTTAACGGACAAGGAGAGTACAACCCCATCGGACTTTGAATACTCTGAATCAGTGCAGGTTCAGTCACCACCTGTGTTAGTAGTACCAACAGTTACCATAAATGAAAAAGAGATTACTGAAGGTGACAACAAAATGAGGATTTCCATAACCTATGATAAAAATATAAAAAACCCAGTATACACCGTATATCAGTATGAGGGGAACACTTTGGATAAGGAGGCGTCATCTACAAAGGTATTGAATTCTGGAACAGCCTCAAAATGGAGCAAGTTCCCTGTAAACTTTTCAACTTCATACACACCTTTAAAGCCTGGAAACAAAATAATTGTTGTGTTAACGGTTACAACAGACGAAAACAAAGAAATGGAATATAATTCTAATGTCCTTACCATAGGTCCGCGACCGAACTGGGCAACTCCAACTGCAGCATTTGACGTAAATTCTATAAAAGTGGGTGCTGTGAGCGTACCTATGACTGTAACCTATGATGAGGGGTATTATAGTTTAGATGAATTTTACTGCAACGTAACGTTGTATCAGTATCCTGCATATATTACTGATTTTGACCATGAGGAAAAATATGCTGAACCAGTGGGAGCCATAAATGGCAGTACAAATAAGCCCGTTTCAGGTAAGAATATTCAGATTCCCATTAATAAGCCATTAAAAGCAGGATACAGGCTTATTGCTAAGCTTAGGCTGCCACATGCAGAGTGGGAAGGAGAAGAAGCAGATTATCTGTCTGCACCAGTTTCCATAATCGACGAAAATGAAAAGCAGGAAAAACCTTTGGTATTATTGTACCAATTGGGTGAAGACACATCACGAGGTTCCAGAATTCGTGCTATATTAAAAAATCTGGATATTGAAGTAAAAAATATTGAAAAGACACAGATAAATGAAACCATAGGCTATCTTGCAGGAATGGAAGGATTTGGAAAATCAGAGGATGCATATAATGGAGATGATTATACCACGGAATTTATCATTATGAACGCTCTGAGTGAATCAAAACTGGATGCATTCTTACATGCTATGATGAGCCAGAATTTGCGTATTGAACATAAAGCAGCGGTGACTGATACCAATAAAAACTGGACATTCAGACAACTAGTTGGGGATATTGGAGAGGAAAATGAGGTCTTTGTGGCTTTGCTGGAATTGGGAAAGCTGGCTAAAGAAGGCGAAAAGCTGGATATAAAATTGTATGATACAAAAAATGCTGTAATTTTCAGAGAAGCATTAGAAAATGCACACAGCGTATTAAGGACACATGAGCCAGATATTAAGGATATTAAAAAAGCCATAGCAGATCTCAAGAAATCCATGCTGGATTTAACCGGACAGAAAGAATTAACGGGACGTGTTGTTTTAACTTGCACAAAAGTACAGGAAAAATATGCAGTAAAGGCCTCTGTGGTGGGAGCGCCTAAGGATGCTACGTTTGCTTATCTGTGGAGTAACGGGGGTACTGGTGATACCCTGGAAGGAATGGATGCAGAAGCATTAGCAGGAGTTTCAGTAACTGTTACCGGCACTGATTCCTATTGGGGTTCTTTATCAAAGGCACAGCTAAAAACAGCTAAAAGCGTAAAAAATGTAAAAGTCACTCCTGAAAACAACAAAATCAAGGTGAGCTGGTTTGACTCACAAGATGAAGAAAATACCCCGGATACTCTTTATGTTGCTGCGGATATCTATGATGGAAAATCATTTTTAAAGACTGTTCGCTTGGAAGGTGGAGAAAAAAGCTTGGAGATTGATGGCCTGAAAAATGAAAAACAATACGACATAAAACTTTATTCTGTAAATATTATTGGACGTAGTGATATGATAATCGTAAAAGGAAAGCCCGGGGAGAGCAGTTCACAATCATCAGGCCCATCTCACAGGTCAAAGAAGAGCAATCAGAAAGCAAAATCAGATGTGAGTGGAAATCAAGGAAAGCAAGAGCAAGTAACCAAAGAGAAAAAGACACGGGATGAAAAGCAGAGTACCGTAAAGGATAATACCTTTAAGGATTTAGACAATCACTGGGCAAAAGACACCATTACACTAGTGACGGAAAAAGGCCTTTTCAATGGTACATCCAATCAGACATTTTCTCCAGATACGCAGGTTACCAGGGCTATGTTTGTAACAGCACTGGGGAGACTTGCAGAGGCTGATGTGGAGAATTACCAGAACCCAAATTTTTTAGATGTTGAGAGAGACAGTTATTATGAGGCTTATGTAAATTGGGCAAAAGATATTGGAATAATAACTGGATTTGCTGGAAAGTTTAATCCAAATGAAAAAATCTCACGGCAGGATATGGCAGTCATTCTTTCTCGTTATATGGAAAGAACAAACAAAACATTACAGTATAAGCAAGACTCAAAGAAATTTACAGACGAAAATTTAATTGCAGATTATGCTCAGGATGCTGTGATAAAATTGCAGGAAGCTGGCATTATCAATGGCAAGAATGAAAAAAATTTTGCACCTAAAGATACTGCTACCAGAGCTGAAGCAGCAAAAATAATAGCAGAATTAATTAAAAAAACTGAGAAGTAA